Proteins encoded by one window of Anaeromyxobacter diazotrophicus:
- the rplL gene encoding 50S ribosomal protein L7/L12, with protein MADLNTIVDQLSTLSVMEAAELVKKLEEKWGVSAAAAPVMMAAGGGAAAAPAEEKTEFTVVLADAGANKINVIKEVRAITGLGLKEAKDLVEGAPKEVKAGIAKAEADELKKKLEAAGAKVEIK; from the coding sequence ATGGCAGACCTGAACACGATCGTCGACCAGCTCAGCACGCTCTCCGTCATGGAGGCGGCCGAGCTCGTCAAGAAGCTCGAGGAGAAGTGGGGCGTCTCCGCCGCCGCCGCGCCGGTGATGATGGCGGCCGGCGGTGGGGCCGCGGCGGCCCCGGCCGAGGAGAAGACGGAGTTCACCGTCGTCCTCGCCGACGCCGGCGCGAACAAGATCAACGTGATCAAGGAGGTCCGCGCGATCACGGGCCTCGGCCTCAAGGAGGCGAAGGACCTCGTCGAGGGCGCCCCCAAGGAGGTCAAGGCCGGCATCGCCAAGGCCGAGGCCGACGAGCTCAAGAAGAAGCTCGAGGCGGCTGGCGCGAAGGTCGAGATCAAGTAG